The Pseudomonadota bacterium genome contains the following window.
GCCTTCTGTAAATGGCGTGGCAGTGAGCTCTAGTCCCAGGATCGGCTTCAGTTCATTGATCGCCCGCACACCGGCCGAGGCCCGGTAGCGGTGCGACTCGTCCATGATCAGCACCAGATCCGGCAGACCTGCCAGATAGTCGAAGTAACTCTCGCCGATGTATTCGGACAGCCGCTTAATGCGGGGCGCCTTGCCCCCGCGCACTTCGGAGTTGATCTTGGAGATGTTGAAAATGTTGATGCGCACGCCACCGAATAACAGCCCGCTGGCCGGGTCGTGCTGGTCGTAGTTGTCGCCCGTAATCATGGCCGGCGGGTTCACAGAAAATTCGGCAACACCCTTGAAAACATACTTGGGTGTGTTCGGCGTGAAGTCCGCGATCAGCTTGTTGTAGATCGTCAGGTTGGGCGCCATCACAAAGAAATTGTTGATGCCGTGCGCCAAATGCAGATAGCTGATGAACGCGCCCATGAGCCGCGTCTTGCCGACACCCGTCGCCAACGCAAAGCAGAGCGACGGAAATTCTCGCTCAAAGTCCGTAACGGTCGGGAACTCGCTGCGGACTGCGTCCAGCGCAGACTGAACGTCGGCGCCTCTTCTCGGCGGCACGATCTCCGTGATCCGATCAAGAATCTCCAGCGAGCGCCGCTGAGGCGGCCTCAGACTCAGGCGGCCCGCAATGGCGTTGACCTGGTGATTCACTTGGCTCGCTATTGTGCGAGCTTCGCGGGCGAAACGCGCACCCACTTACCGTCGCGTGCGATGACCACCCGCGTCTTGGTGCGCAAGGCGGTCTCACGGGCACGCTTGGCTGCCCGCTTGAGTGCGACCAGCGAATTCCGCAGGTCGGGGTCACGCGCCTGCTCAATGCTCTTCGGGTTCATGGCATTTCTCTCCAGTCCATCAAAACCGGCTCCGCGCCGGAATTGTCGTAAAGCGCCCAGGCGTCCACCAGATCACGATATATGCGGTCAAAGTTCCGTCGGCCCGACACAAACCGGCGCCGGACAACACTATCGGGTACATGATGACCGCCCTGCCGCACACGCTCCGCGACTCGTGCGATGCCCAGCTCAACCAACGGCAAGGCAAGAAAATACAGCGTGACATGATAACCGGCCGCTCGCCAGCGGGGAATGCGGCGCGCGTAAGTCACGCCGGATAATGTCGTCTCGAAGGCAAAACTCTCACCCTTCTTCTCGAGCTCCGCTAGGGCCTCCAGCATGAGCCGGCCAGCCTTCACTGCCGCGAGTTCCGGAGCAAAAGGCGACAACCCGGCCGCGATCAGGTCCACATTGACGAACTGCGGGCAGTCCGCCTCGTTCGGCAGGAATTCGGTGGCGAATGTCGTCTTCCCCGCCCCATTCGGCCCCGCAATTATCAGGATTCTCTTGTGCGTCATGGCCTATTTCCGCCACCAATGTCGCCAAGATCCAAGGAGATCTGACCCGGCTTGGGCGGCGCCTTGGGGAGATTCTCCACTTGCAGGCTGTAATCGTCGTGTCCCCATTCACAGCGCGCTACCACCTGTTTCGGAATCTTCTTGACGGTGAGGTTCGGATACCGGTCTGGCTTCCCGCGGAAGGCGGTGCACAGCACGAGTAGGGCCCGGTCCGCCCCTACTTCATCGCTCAGTTGTTGAAGCTGGTCGTGACTCAGATTGGCGGTCGTGACGTAGATGAAATCCCGCTCCGTGGAATGACCATGCTGCCAATACACAGTGTCACTCGGAGCGTACTGGAAGCCTTCCAGTTTGCACAGCGCTTCCGCTAGCATCTCCGCCTTGTATTCCTTGTTGATGACCCAGTTGCCCCACTTGTCTTTTTCCAGCAGTGACGGCGCGAGGTGGAAGTAACGGAACCCGCCGCCGCCTTTCCAATTCATGGCATCCGTGATGCCGCCGGGGTCTTCGCCGTCGATAACTTTCTGCAGGCGAGGAATGACGTG
Protein-coding sequences here:
- a CDS encoding zeta toxin family protein, which encodes MTHKRILIIAGPNGAGKTTFATEFLPNEADCPQFVNVDLIAAGLSPFAPELAAVKAGRLMLEALAELEKKGESFAFETTLSGVTYARRIPRWRAAGYHVTLYFLALPLVELGIARVAERVRQGGHHVPDSVVRRRFVSGRRNFDRIYRDLVDAWALYDNSGAEPVLMDWREMP